A single window of Engraulis encrasicolus isolate BLACKSEA-1 chromosome 20, IST_EnEncr_1.0, whole genome shotgun sequence DNA harbors:
- the LOC134435930 gene encoding transmembrane protein 74-like, which translates to MANMELFYFEQQSQAGWRAFPRHLNNVEGCCGFESSLSKSQLVFQGSDSDEETIYGAEEEVESVPWTAASLTSRQLCDVSGLDNPPVNGKGRDVCCSCVCEDENGLDLGDLQLADKDKYNCLCESSTPSDLQEVLADFSDLPEDLDFEAPGGKSTDYGFICAVTFLVTGISLVVISYTIPRDVTVNPDSVSAREMERLERENARVGAHLDRCVIAGLCLLTLGGVILSTLLMVSMWKGEIARRKAFAYSLQSAKLYGSMNFRSGGGTPSGSSPRLSVDEVETDLN; encoded by the coding sequence ATGGCTAATATGGAACTGTTCTACTTTGAGCAACAAAGTCAGGCAGGCTGGAGAGCTTTTCCTCGACACCTGAACAACGTAGAGGGCTGCTGCGGCTTCGAGTCCTCCCTTTCCAAATCGCAACTTGTATTCCAAGGAAGTGACTCTGACGAGGAGACGATATATGGCGCTGAGGAGGAAGTCGAATCAGTACCTTGGACAGCAGCCTCGCTGACCAGCCGCCAACTCTGCGACGTGAGCGGTCTGGATAACCCGCCTGTTAACGGCAAAGGGAGAGACGTTTGCTGTTCATGTGTTTGCGAAGACGAAAATGGACTTGACCTCGGCGATCTACAGCTGGCGGATAAAGACAAATACAACTGCTTATGCGAGAGCAGCACTCCGAGCGATCTTCAGGAGGTCTTAGCGGATTTTTCAGACTTGCCCGAGGATCTCGACTTTGAGGCTCCCGGGGGGAAGTCAACGGATTACGGTTTCATATGTGCAGTCACGTTCTTAGTCACGGGCATCTCGTTAGTGGTCATCTCGTACACCATCCCGCGGGACGTCACCGTCAACCCAGACAGCGTGTCTGCCCGGGAGATGGAACGTCTGGAGCGGGAGAACGCCCGCGTTGGCGCGCACCTGGACCGGTGTGTCATAGCGGGACTGTGTCTACTGACCCTCGGCGGAGTGATACTGTCGACTCTGCTCATGGTCTCAATGTGGAAGGGCGAGATTGCCAGACGTAAGGCGTTTGCGTATTCACTACAGTCGGCGAAACTTTATGGCTCTATGAATTTCCGCTCAGGTGGCGGGACTCCATCTGGATCGTCACCGCGTCTGTCCGTTGACGAGGTGGAGACGGACCTGAACTAA